The genomic region TAATGGTTTGTCAGAGATATTGCTTCTGTACCATttgcataatattatttttataactatatagatatatacatacatttcttttttttccaaccaCAAAAGATTTACATGAGAGTTAAGGCATTGTTTTTCATGCAGCACAGGAATGTCATATTTCCCAATTTCAAATACTTCCAATTTTAGTCTTTAAAAGGAGTATTTTCTGATGCTGTTATGTCCTGTAGCAGGGTTACGCAATGATTTCAGCTCTGTGCTTCTCAGATTATCAGGAACATTCCACATTAAATCTGATTTGTGCAGCATATTTAAAGGATTAAactattttccacaaaaaaaggaGTCACATTAAGCCACACGTAATGTAGGCCtataaatttattacataagaaaatatcaaacaaaGTGGTATGTTCAAACAAATGGTTATTTTCTCAGAAATAACTTTACTTTTCCGAGCCATAAGAGTGGTACCTTTATcttaattttgtatattatctATATGGAATGCCTTGGAATTCTATATATTCAGTTCCAAGGCAAACAGTTTTATTCAAATCATCTTACAGTCGTCTGCAGTAAGTGAGTGCATGCTGTTGCCTTCCCATGCCGATTCAAGACTTTCAAAGAGGGTGAAACTGAACTAGCTCCTTTTTCATGTTATGAATAATGAAACTGTGCTGAGAGACCCCCACTGGCCTGTTCTATATTTAACTTGGAGAATAGAAACTTGTGCGACACAACAAAGAACACGGCTACAGTGAGAAACACTTATCTTTTTCTCCTGCCATAATTCTCCAGACTCATTGACATCTCATCTGAATGGGTGACATTAATCTCTGAGTTTAAGCCTGCATATCTGAGATCTTAAAATGGAGAAGAGCCAAGGGAACTCAAAAGCTCAAAATCCCAATCCCAAAGCATGCTGTTCAGATTTGCGCATTAGAATGATTAGGAAGGAACGGAATGAATATGGTGCAATGgcctgctttttaaaattatgtaaagcGAGAATTATTCTTTTCTTGAAGCTCTAGCAAACCCTATGAAGTCAAAGACTCAGGACCCATGGTCTAATGCAAAATGACAAAGCGCACAGTCGAGTGCAAACACAGGACATAGCTAACTGATGAGTCAGACACTTTCATTCAGCGCACTCCATAAATTCCAGAGTCATTTATGAGGCTCCAACAAGCAGCACACCGCGCTCAAGGTCCGACAATAAAAGCGCGCTGCTACACCCCGACGACGGCCAGTCTCCTATCAGAGAAAGCGAGATAACATTCCATTTACCTGAGCGCATGTTTTCAGCATGTCACactgaagcaaaacaaaacagttctgcCCAGTGTGGTACATGAGGGCAGGctgcaaaaatgctttctctgcaTTTATGAGGTTAGACATCAACTTTGCAACTTtagaaatacaacaaaacaaattatgtggattctgattctgattctaatTCTATCATAAGCAATGGATTCAAGTCTGAAAGCACTACTGAAACtgctttttttagcatttttccTATTTGCTTAAAAAGATCATTACAATACATAAgacacattaaatgttttacatttattttaaataaactgtcctatattgtttacatattatagaCATAggataaaaatttaaatcatatgACAGAGAAAAGTGGAACCATgatttagattaaattaaacacCTTCTATATGTCTATATGACTTGGTGTGTACCTTTGGCTCCTTACAGGCTTAAATTCATGGCTACATTCTCAACCAGGAAATCTGGTTATTCCATTCAAAGTTGACAGTTGCCAgcataattacaaaatgtatgaaaattagaaacaaatgtaatatgtaaacaaattacATGTAACATAACCGCATTCTGGCAATACACAAAAGTGATGTAGGCCTGCAGGTACTTCCTTTTATCAAAATTACATATTGTTGTATATTAATATGAGGGAACCagtaacataaaacaaaacagctactcaaaaaaaaactacataaaaaaaaattagcactTACACTAGCACTAATATTACACAAATAACccaattaaaatttaataacaGTTCTATGCagcacacttttattattatttaatgactgGAGGACAGTCAACGCCTCAGCAACTCCAGGCATTTGCCACAGGTAGGTTGTCAAAAAGGAGCTCATTACCAAGTACATCCACTAACGTTATAACACCGTCAACTAACTGTTGCTCAGCAGTAAGAACCAGCCATCTGAGAGATGCATGCTGGGGATGGGAGGGAGGTGGGTCCGCTGACAGTTTTGGGTCAggatttgaaatatttgtcatttttaatcagcGCCTTTGATGCACCACACTGTGCAAGAAGACCAGCCGAACAGGCATGGAAACGTCTGTTATGCCTCAACTTTTTGTTCAGTTGCTCAGCTCAAAGCTGTTGAGTTTTCTGCACCATTTtagtataaacaaaaataattacactggggttaaaaaaaataaacaataaaaatagtgGGGCTGACTAGCCAGCTTCACATCACATTTTCTGTTtgccttttctttttaacaCTATTTCTTCATGTCTTCATTGGTGTCccacaaaacaaagcaattcaGGTTTGCATGTGCAAGTATCCGTTTAATTCTGACCACAGCTCTTGTAACATATGAACAAGTGTGGAATGCACTGAAAACTATTTGACCATTCTTGTTAAAGTTTGCACAGCTCGAGGTGCACTTTGAACCTGTCGTGCACATTGATTTGCTGTGAAACAGATTTGAGGGAATCAGCTGTGGGCTTCGCTCATGCTAAGGAATGTATCCCAGGTACTTGTTTACAACTTTCTGCCATCTTGGTTTCCTGGCTACAGGCAAACCTGTTACACCACACAAAGGGGAAAATATGCAGTCTGATTGCTATCACCTTTCCATTTCTGCGCACCTTGTAAATTACTACATCGGTAAAAACCAAAAGGAGGAAAGGAAAAACACTCCCAGTGCAAAATTGCTGAACATACCACAGCTTAAGGCACTGGAGCTTGAAAACATTCTAATATAATCTCAGGCATTCCTGTACAGATTTTGTGATAAAGTCCAAGAGGACTTAAGTGGCAAAGCTGGCAATGCTCATGTGTTCCTGGATGAACAAAGCAATAGTTCAACATTGAGAAaacctaaaatgcattttaggtgCACTGACGTGTGTATATGCTTTGCAAGGGAACTGTACTACAAAACAAATAGGAATTGAATTACCAAAGAGTCTGCACATAATGAGTAATGGACTCAGCATGCATCTGCATACTGAGTAAGCAAGTATGCATTCCCAGGACATGCAGTGCTCATCACGTACCTATCCCTTGGGTCAATCCAACTGGTGGTTTGGTTAATATGGTCTATATAATAGACCTTTCCGTCAAAATCTCGGGCCTCTTCCCAACCCTCTGGCAATGGTAACTCCTTCCTTGGCATGACCAACTAGTCTCCATGTAATTTTCTCTGTAAGTCTTCTAAATTGATTTGAGAGCAAAACATGTGTTGCTTTTCTTGGACTAGTCCAAATGTAAAGCTAACGCATAAGAAAAGTGCCATTAATTAGCCACATAGATATATTCCATATAATCCATTAAACGGTTTCCAATATTCCAATTCAGTTCCTGCAGCCTATATATTGGGCATCGTTTTCAAGAGCGaatgctgttaaatgaatgGATGAGGGTGTGATGCTCTAAATCGGGTAACTTTGCCGCAAGAGTTGCGCTTATGGTGAGAAACTCTTCGTTTCTTGTGCATTCTCGGTGAAGTACGCAATACATCAATCAATCATCTTTTCTGGCGGAGCCTGATGGATGGTTAACTTGCGCGAAACGTCAGAACGCGAAACTTTCAAAGGTCGTGCGAGAGTTTTCCTCCAAGAAAAGTAAACCAAAAAGAAATTTCAAAGTCCACAAAATTCCCTCCGAGCAGCGAAGACAGCAAACGGATTAATTCTCCAGCATTATCCACAAGTATTTGAGCGCGTCTAGAGGGTTTTTTCGCTCAGTGTCTGCCCACCATGTTTTAGCGACAACTGTGCTAGCTTGTTAGCCCAAAAGCTCGTTATATAGGCAACGCAAACAGTTACTCCACACGCACGTATTCCTTATCTTCTCGTTTTGTCGGAGCATTCGCGTCACTTCCACATCATTTCGgcaatttcttttaaaagtagcgcgtttctttctcatttgtttccAAATGTTGTCTTTTCCTTTAAGTGGCTGTGTGCGGTTCTCCCCCGTAGTCAAGCTCGGTCGCTATGCTGCGGTTGGAATGGATTACGTCATACAGGTGATGGCCGTAGCCCTTCTAATAGCAGTGCACGCGCAGACTATTTATTAGAAGCCCAGACAGGTTTTGACATTTCGCATgttataaatgatgaaaaaaaattcctcctACGTGTATACTATGTATGGGCGGTCTGGGGACATTTGTCACATGTTTTGGAATGAGGATCAACTTTTAAGAggatttttaatattcagtgtGTGATGAGATTGAGGGTTTGAAGGGTTGAAAAAACCCTGGAATAGTTGATGTTAAAAGTAAACTtgcagttaataaaaataaaaaaattacataggcctatgtaaatatatatgcgtgcgtatgtgtatgtgtgtgtgtgtgtctgtgtagtcagcatttgaagtggttcaaaacctttcatcaaaggtTTTATATTCGTCTTAAAAATATTCGGCTTAAAACCAAAACGCGACatctttgattaactttttgatccacttcaaaagCTGActattgtacacacacacacacacacacacacacacacacacacacacacacacacacatatatatatatatatatatatatatatatatatatatatatatatatatatatatatatatatatatatatatagcacaacATAAACGTTGTAAtagttttcataaataaataattttaaaacgacaattaaaaaataataatttagttattttttgtaGCTGTGTGTTGATTGCTTTTTATTCTAAAACAACTGAATCAAAATCTAGCAGTGTGCAGTTGCTAACTGTGCATGGTCATTTCTACCAAGAATAAATAACGTAGGCATAACGTAGGCATAGTCGACTCGGGGAAGTCGTCCTCTTCCAAATTTCAACTAAACAACGCCCTCCAACGGCGAGCAGGAAAGTATTACTTGATCAGTCGGTttgaacttttttcttttgcctgtctctttgttagttttgttttcaaagcaaacatgttttaatataatagtgTTATTCACGGTACCACACAATTTACATACAGCAAATTTAAGTTGAATTGTAAttagttattgtaatttttgttattagcctattattatcgttgttgttattattatttgtattattactattgctaTGGCTTACCCATGCGAAAATTTGTTACCGTCCAACATTTGTAATCTCAAGACATGACTATTTCTCCGCCCCTTGCCTGTAACCCGCTGTAAGGAAACTGGGCGCGtgcttttcaaaacaaaccagGGCGGATCACGTGCACTGGAGAGCAAAAGCGGCAGCTCGCGCACGGAACACGGCATTTCGCTTCAGGTGCGCTCATGGTTGTACTGCGTCATATCTCCGTGGCGTTTAGCGCCGCTATGGCTGCGGTCGGGACCGCGCTGTTTATCGCACTCAATCTTTTTTATAAAAGACGGGTATGGACACCAGAGTCAGACTACTACACGTTCCGAGAGGTGAGTATGAAACGAAAGAAGTAGTTTCTCTTTTTGTGATGCCGACTGTCGCGCGTGACTGAGAGGTAGAGACAATCGTCGAGGGAACTCTCAGTTAATTGAACTGCACTGTAGCCTGCCACGACTCATGTGCATACAGATTGTACttaaaatttactttttgaTAACTCATAGCATAAAGAAGAGTAATCATGCTTGTCTTATTGtatctttatataatttttgtttatctgtaatctttatatatatatatatatatatatatatatatatatatatatatatatatatatatatatatatatatatatatagtgatatatGTATATCACTAAGTTCAATACAAATCTGCCTGAAAGACACCACAAAAACTGATGCAAACattgtttttatcaaaaaagGAAACTATATTTAGAAGAGCACATAGTTCTCAAGGTCATGGAATActcaaaaatatcataatgttCTGTTAGCTAGGTAATGATTTTGGAAGAGATTGCTTGCAAGGGATGTTTAGTTGTTCTTTTGAgttggtttattttaatgaattccatctgttctgaatgattcattggGGAAAGATCGTGAAAGTTCATTGATCAAAATCTTAAGATTCTTAATTTTGAACATAAAGTTGCAATGGTGCAAAGACACATTTGCACTGTATGATGTAGGGTGCAACAGAATACCCAAAGTAACAGAAACCGGGTCAAGTTTGTCTGTTATTACACAACTAAGACCCTAATTAACGATGGCAAGACTCTGACTATTTGTACACGGAGTTGCATAATTAATTCCGGCAGCTTGCATTAAAATCCCAGCACTAGACTGTGGATAAACAAGAGTTTAAATCCAATTCTGTTCCATTGCtcatttcactgcatttttccatgtatatatttaggaagAGGAAGAGCGCAGTGAGAAGCAGGTGCTTGTTCTTGGGTTGGATGGTGCTGGTAAGAGCAGTGTTCTGCAGGGGCTGAGTGGAACAGACTCCAAGAGGGGCTGCCGACCCACACGCGGCTTCAACTTCATCAGCCTACACACACCTGCATGCCAGCTGGACTTCTTGGAAAGTATGGATCAGTGCCAGACCACCCTGTTCACTTGCATCCCTTTGTGGGGAAGAAGTACAATTTaccttaattttaaaaagaatacttTCACAGAAAGAATAACATACTGAATGTAATGTGTCCTGAcatataattgttattatttacatttgaatatactgtatttaagcCATTATGCATTATCTTTATATGTCATTTTCTTATCGCTTTTGTCTTTTAATATGGCTAAAGTGTTAAGCTGATTATATTGAGAATCAATTATGGTAAACTATACCTTGATATAATTTCCATTGAAATGTTTATactctgtatttaaatatatttgtaattagaCATTTGTAATGATAAAGTTACCATTGAGTacatttagaatatattaacGTAAGtgtaatatattatgcaaatataataataaaaagattgtttaataatgaaatataaatgaatatcaAACACTTTATGTatgctttcatgtttttaaaacatgaagaTTTAAGATGTTctttaaagtacaaaaaagtTAGTGTAGACATTGGTGTAATTTCAATCATTTCAAGTGTACTCTCTTACATTgtctttaatttcattaatattattaataatattatattaatgatttGAATTACACTATTAGTACACATTCAGTACAATTAAGCGCACATATTTCTCATGCGGGATACTTTAATTCTTGCTTTACAAGTAATAATGATTCAGTTAATACCTTATGATTTCTTACTTCAGAAAAGCCTGTTTGTCTGTGTCTATGGcagtaaaaatacaacatacagTTCATTCCTATTTTATCTATTCCTATCAGTTGGAGGTGGTGAAGACTTGCGAATGTACTGGGTGGATTACCTAAGGAGAACACATATCTTGGTGTATGTGGTGGACTCCTCTGATAGAGGCCGGCTCCCTCAGGCCAAAGATGAGCTCCATCGATTACTTAAAGTAGACACTGATCTACCAGTGGTGGTCTTGGGAAACAAGCAGGTAACCAAAGGCTCATTTCTTGGTTTAAACTTTAACCATGTTTATA from Puntigrus tetrazona isolate hp1 chromosome 21, ASM1883169v1, whole genome shotgun sequence harbors:
- the arl10 gene encoding ADP-ribosylation factor-like 10, coding for MVVLRHISVAFSAAMAAVGTALFIALNLFYKRRVWTPESDYYTFREEEEERSEKQVLVLGLDGAGKSSVLQGLSGTDSKRGCRPTRGFNFISLHTPACQLDFLEIGGGEDLRMYWVDYLRRTHILVYVVDSSDRGRLPQAKDELHRLLKVDTDLPVVVLGNKQDKPDAVSVPELREALSLSSVADQRKLFLLAAQSGSDGLSRTCSLQKFQDLLLTLV